The following proteins are encoded in a genomic region of Moorena sp. SIOASIH:
- a CDS encoding chemotaxis protein CheW, translating into MLIFYVGNDLYALDSSQVVEVIPRVSLRKIHQAPDYVAGLFNYRGAIVPVIDLCHLIQGTPSRSHLSTRIIMVNYVGNNNTHCCLGLMSERITETLKKPDTELVDAGVQMNDAPYLGEMIMDEKGMIQRIRLEYLLSESQQIYLLPPSQSLGNSR; encoded by the coding sequence ATGTTGATTTTTTATGTAGGAAATGACCTTTATGCCCTGGATAGTTCTCAGGTCGTGGAGGTAATTCCCAGAGTCAGCCTCCGAAAAATACACCAAGCTCCTGACTATGTGGCTGGTTTGTTTAACTACCGAGGTGCAATTGTCCCAGTCATCGATCTGTGCCATTTAATTCAAGGTACTCCCAGCCGCTCCCACTTAAGCACGCGGATTATAATGGTGAATTACGTTGGGAATAATAATACTCATTGCTGCCTCGGTTTGATGTCAGAACGGATCACAGAAACCTTAAAGAAACCAGATACAGAGTTGGTCGATGCCGGAGTTCAAATGAATGACGCTCCTTATTTAGGAGAAATGATTATGGATGAAAAAGGCATGATCCAACGAATCCGGCTAGAGTATTTGTTATCAGAGTCCCAACAGATATACTTATTACCTCCTAGTCAAAGCCTAGGCAATTCCCGGTAA
- a CDS encoding mechanosensitive ion channel domain-containing protein: MKLIFEWLSKVWNIVLKVFTTKLFQLGTQELSLIMIVQLIVMAIVTLYISRKLQDLIKRRVLTRLGLDRGTREALSSLIGYVLTVLGFLIVLQTAGINLSSLTVFAGAMGIGLGFGLQNLTANFISGLAILFEKPIKVGDYVKVDDLSGTVEKISIRSTTIRTNDGVFVIVPNTSFLENNVVNWSYQDPRARLRIPVDVPDESDPVIVTEVLLEAARKEPEVLPSPAPEVYFKGFGDGMDFELLVWIDNPPNMESIQSSLYYLIEEQLREQGIEHAEPQRDLYIRNLKDLEFLVQTPQQTGAANGSYSQEESLSNKALANARKNKVKANSRGKVTLRDLLRKVSYFEKCSDSELRHIIQQGYRQMLKAGDIICEENDPGDSFYIILSGLVEVFVESIGKRVATRKPGEFIGEMSLLLGTPRTATLRTLEDTILFVVDRENLKSLLEKHKELADQISEELFKRKETLEQLGITVGDTTEEKQTGTHQIRQRLQSLFGI, from the coding sequence ATGAAGTTAATTTTTGAATGGCTGAGCAAAGTCTGGAACATCGTCTTGAAGGTGTTTACCACCAAGCTGTTTCAGTTGGGCACCCAAGAGCTGTCTCTGATTATGATAGTCCAACTCATAGTGATGGCTATCGTTACCTTATATATATCTCGTAAACTTCAGGACCTGATTAAGCGTCGGGTGCTAACTCGCTTGGGGTTAGATCGTGGGACTCGCGAAGCATTGTCCTCCCTGATCGGCTATGTTCTAACTGTCTTAGGATTTTTGATTGTTCTGCAAACGGCTGGGATTAACCTCAGTTCCCTGACTGTTTTTGCAGGGGCAATGGGTATTGGTTTAGGCTTCGGACTTCAGAATTTAACCGCCAACTTTATCAGTGGTCTGGCAATTCTGTTTGAAAAACCAATTAAGGTGGGAGACTATGTCAAAGTTGATGACCTGTCAGGAACTGTAGAAAAAATATCGATTCGCTCCACCACTATCCGCACCAATGATGGGGTGTTTGTTATTGTTCCGAATACTAGTTTCCTGGAAAACAATGTGGTTAACTGGAGTTATCAAGATCCTAGAGCTAGGCTCAGAATTCCTGTTGATGTTCCGGATGAAAGCGATCCAGTCATCGTCACAGAGGTACTGTTAGAAGCGGCTCGCAAAGAACCAGAAGTTTTACCATCTCCTGCTCCTGAAGTATATTTTAAAGGGTTTGGAGACGGCATGGATTTTGAACTCTTAGTATGGATCGACAATCCACCAAATATGGAATCAATTCAGAGTAGTTTGTATTATCTGATAGAAGAGCAACTTCGTGAGCAGGGAATCGAGCATGCCGAGCCTCAGAGAGACCTGTATATCCGAAATCTGAAGGACTTAGAATTTCTGGTACAAACACCTCAACAAACTGGTGCTGCTAACGGCTCATATTCTCAAGAAGAATCCCTCTCTAACAAAGCTCTAGCCAATGCCAGAAAAAACAAAGTAAAAGCTAACTCTAGAGGAAAAGTGACCCTCCGGGATCTCTTGCGGAAGGTGAGTTACTTTGAAAAGTGTAGCGATAGCGAGCTGCGACATATAATTCAGCAAGGATATCGTCAAATGCTCAAAGCAGGGGATATAATCTGTGAAGAAAACGACCCAGGGGATTCATTTTATATTATTCTATCTGGCTTAGTTGAAGTTTTTGTGGAATCAATCGGAAAACGGGTTGCCACCCGCAAGCCAGGGGAATTTATTGGAGAGATGTCTTTGCTTCTGGGTACCCCCCGCACGGCTACCCTTCGCACCCTAGAAGACACGATTTTGTTTGTGGTAGACAGGGAAAATTTAAAGAGTCTTTTGGAAAAGCACAAAGAGTTAGCTGACCAAATTTCTGAAGAATTATTCAAACGTAAGGAGACCCTAGAGCAATTAGGAATAACGGTAGGTGACACAACAGAGGAAAAACAGACTGGTACCCATCAGATTCGCCAACGCCTTCAATCACTCTTTGGGATTTGA
- a CDS encoding CHASE2 domain-containing protein produces the protein MWQTIKQQIKQWGTVLFIAPSIAGLVILASNAGLFRMLEWASQDQLFRLRPKESVDERIVLVTIDEPDIQYVKQWPMSDRVMAQLIRNIKAQQPRAIGIDIYRDLVVEPGHDELVEVFKSTPNLIGIEKIAGNPIAPPPVLDKLSQVAANDVLIDGDSKIRRGIILLGKPDGTRKQGFGVKLALMYLAQDGIKLEPINPDKKIYGLGKAKFVPLSSNDGEYSKAEMGGYQILLNYRGGEESFLTISMTDVLDNRIPPNLMGDRIVLLGAKAPSLNDNHLTPYNSTLLTPTELTPGIAIHANISSQILSAANEGRPMLRASVKSLNWLWIVFWSGYSATLGTMYVRRRWVTGVGTLIAGVIIVTSSYIAFLSGWLIPVFTPLFTVISAAVVSISTTLWNNLKQSYRELEKQHKLLQEAHRQLEKTNTSYSRFVPFEYLNFLQKDTILDVDLGNHVSKEMAVMFSDIRSFTTLSETMTPKENFDFVNAYLKRVSPEIRNQNGFIVKFLGDGIMAVFPDGTDEAVAAGIAKQIRVEEYNHRRIAKGYLPIKVGIGIHVGQMMVGMVGETFRMQGDAFSDNVNLTARLEGLTKFYGVSLLISEQALKQLSNPSKYQIRFLDRAIVKGKNEPIAVYEVLEGEPEEVRELKLTTQSEFELAIEYYRTQEFDKAKGCFNQVLAVNPNDKTALLYVDRINQLMVQGVPQNWDGVWRFTQK, from the coding sequence ATGTGGCAAACCATAAAACAACAGATTAAACAGTGGGGAACAGTCCTCTTCATCGCGCCGAGTATAGCAGGATTGGTGATTTTAGCAAGCAATGCTGGACTGTTTCGGATGCTGGAATGGGCAAGCCAAGACCAATTATTTCGGCTGCGTCCAAAAGAATCTGTTGACGAGCGCATTGTCCTGGTTACCATTGATGAACCCGATATCCAATATGTTAAGCAATGGCCGATGTCAGATCGGGTTATGGCTCAGCTAATTCGGAATATCAAAGCCCAGCAACCGAGAGCGATCGGAATTGATATTTATCGAGACCTAGTGGTTGAACCTGGACATGATGAACTGGTAGAGGTGTTTAAGTCTACCCCAAATTTGATCGGAATTGAGAAAATTGCTGGCAACCCCATTGCACCGCCACCAGTGCTGGATAAATTGAGTCAGGTAGCAGCTAACGACGTACTCATCGATGGGGATAGCAAAATCCGGCGAGGGATCATTCTTCTGGGCAAACCTGATGGTACCCGTAAGCAAGGATTTGGTGTTAAACTAGCGCTAATGTATTTGGCACAAGACGGTATTAAACTTGAGCCGATCAATCCCGACAAAAAGATATACGGTTTAGGTAAAGCCAAGTTTGTCCCCCTCTCCAGTAATGATGGAGAGTACAGCAAAGCAGAGATGGGAGGATACCAAATCTTATTGAACTATCGGGGCGGTGAGGAGAGCTTTTTGACTATCTCGATGACTGATGTTCTCGACAATCGCATTCCCCCAAATTTGATGGGCGATCGCATTGTCTTGTTGGGTGCAAAAGCCCCAAGTCTCAATGACAATCACCTCACTCCCTACAATAGTACCTTACTAACTCCCACTGAATTAACACCAGGTATAGCAATTCACGCCAATATCAGCAGCCAGATTTTGAGTGCAGCTAATGAAGGTCGTCCCATGCTTCGAGCATCAGTAAAATCCCTTAATTGGCTGTGGATTGTGTTCTGGTCTGGATATAGTGCTACCCTTGGAACCATGTATGTCCGTAGGCGATGGGTAACTGGAGTTGGCACCCTTATAGCCGGAGTTATCATTGTTACCAGTTCCTATATTGCCTTTTTATCTGGCTGGTTGATTCCCGTATTTACACCCTTGTTTACCGTTATCAGTGCTGCAGTTGTCAGTATTAGTACCACACTTTGGAACAACCTCAAACAGTCCTATCGGGAATTAGAAAAACAACATAAACTCTTGCAAGAAGCTCACCGGCAATTAGAAAAAACTAATACGTCCTATAGCAGATTTGTTCCCTTTGAATATCTTAACTTTCTTCAAAAAGACACTATTCTTGATGTAGATCTGGGGAACCACGTCAGTAAAGAAATGGCAGTCATGTTTTCAGATATTCGCTCCTTCACTACCCTTTCAGAAACCATGACCCCCAAGGAAAACTTCGACTTTGTTAATGCTTACCTCAAGCGTGTTAGTCCCGAGATTCGTAATCAAAACGGCTTTATCGTCAAGTTTCTCGGAGATGGTATAATGGCTGTTTTCCCTGATGGCACCGATGAGGCAGTAGCAGCGGGAATTGCCAAGCAAATCAGAGTCGAAGAATACAATCACAGGCGTATTGCCAAAGGCTATCTACCAATTAAAGTAGGCATTGGCATTCATGTGGGTCAGATGATGGTGGGAATGGTAGGAGAGACATTTCGGATGCAAGGGGATGCTTTCTCTGATAATGTAAACTTAACTGCTCGTTTAGAAGGGTTAACTAAATTTTATGGCGTGTCTTTGTTAATCTCCGAGCAAGCTTTAAAGCAATTGAGTAATCCTAGTAAATACCAGATTCGGTTTCTCGATCGAGCAATTGTTAAAGGAAAAAATGAACCAATTGCTGTCTATGAAGTCTTGGAAGGAGAGCCTGAAGAAGTCAGGGAATTGAAGTTAACAACCCAGTCAGAATTTGAGCTCGCTATAGAGTACTACCGAACTCAAGAATTTGATAAAGCTAAAGGGTGTTTTAATCAAGTGTTAGCTGTCAATCCTAACGATAAGACAGCATTATTGTATGTAGACCGAATTAATCAATTAATGGTGCAAGGGGTACCCCAGAATTGGGATGGGGTGTGGCGGTTTACCCAGAAGTAG
- a CDS encoding DUF928 domain-containing protein, whose translation MNKLICKTILSATVTGALILASSPLQATPSVKEGEILPRDYRISLEFDFPSDEEVPKTSVGGGVRGNVEFDLPGDSASPRTSIGGGSRGDVEFDLPGDSASPRTSIGGGSRGDVEFDLPGDSASPRTSIGGGSRGDVEFDLPGDSASPRTSIGGGSRGDVEFDLPGDSASPRTSIGGGSRGDVEFDLPGESASPRTSIGGGSRGSKLPLTALLPPTKHGYTVSPRPTLFVYMPALGATEVFFSLQDEQGNSHYHTTLKSSGQEGVISITLPEAAPELKIGKNYLWYLAPIEPDGILRPDNYSVSGWVKRVKSTVSDQGSSKSAIALATEYAKAGIWYDTLEVLVTAQRLDPDNTTLANEWKDLLKQVGLDAIATQPVGEQL comes from the coding sequence ATGAATAAGTTGATTTGTAAAACTATTTTATCAGCAACAGTAACTGGAGCATTGATCTTGGCATCAAGTCCACTCCAGGCAACTCCATCAGTTAAAGAGGGGGAAATTCTACCCCGAGATTATCGCATCAGTCTGGAATTTGATTTCCCCTCAGATGAGGAAGTTCCCAAAACCAGTGTCGGTGGAGGGGTGCGAGGAAATGTAGAATTTGACCTACCCGGAGACTCCGCCAGCCCCAGAACTAGCATTGGTGGGGGGTCGAGAGGGGATGTAGAATTTGACCTACCCGGAGACTCCGCCAGCCCCAGAACTAGCATCGGTGGGGGTTCGAGAGGGGATGTAGAGTTTGACCTACCCGGAGACTCCGCCAGCCCCAGAACTAGCATCGGTGGGGGGTCGAGAGGGGATGTAGAATTTGACCTACCCGGAGACTCCGCCAGCCCCAGAACTAGCATCGGTGGGGGTTCGAGAGGGGATGTAGAGTTTGACCTACCCGGAGACTCGGCTAGCCCCAGAACTAGCATCGGTGGGGGTTCGAGAGGGGATGTAGAGTTTGACCTACCCGGAGAATCGGCCAGCCCCAGAACTAGCATCGGTGGGGGTTCCAGAGGTAGTAAACTCCCCCTAACCGCATTGCTGCCACCCACAAAACACGGGTACACCGTATCACCCCGTCCAACTCTATTTGTTTATATGCCTGCCCTGGGAGCAACTGAGGTTTTTTTCAGTTTGCAAGATGAACAGGGTAATTCCCATTATCACACAACCCTCAAAAGTTCTGGCCAGGAAGGAGTGATTAGTATTACCCTACCAGAAGCAGCACCAGAATTAAAGATTGGTAAAAACTACCTCTGGTACTTGGCACCCATTGAACCAGACGGTATCCTGCGACCTGATAATTATTCAGTAAGTGGGTGGGTTAAACGGGTAAAATCAACGGTGAGTGACCAAGGGTCATCCAAGTCCGCGATCGCGTTGGCTACTGAATATGCTAAGGCGGGAATCTGGTACGATACCCTAGAGGTTTTAGTGACTGCTCAACGGTTGGATCCTGACAATACAACCCTGGCCAATGAGTGGAAAGATTTACTCAAACAAGTGGGACTGGATGCGATCGCAACTCAGCCGGTGGGAGAGCAGTTGTAA
- a CDS encoding CHAT domain-containing protein, with translation MLRPNSGTLLSSRPRGNYLGLKLLTKKDIDLWRNNLGKQVIYSATRKGFRQEARGKSLLQKLLLLVSMSNTLMRSAITLINSISKSMAIIHQNSQQQRLFLKGWLVIRCHLPLALWLLITNLPAIAYQSNSPTPSPGAVVEYSSNPSALLQQGKQHYQAGQFFEAATLWQQAATAYASSGASFNQAQALNYLSLAQQELGQWEQAQVAIAESLTILQSVEKLDSKGILLLAQALNTQGSLQLALGQTKTALETWEQAEATYARAKDETGKVISQINQAQAWQFLGQYRRARNLLEQLVADLQNQPDTLLKADGLRSLGIALQVAGDLLQSKKLLEQSWEISKQFNSPGDTSPTLLSIGNVARDLQRYDVAWAYYQEAAKLAPDDITQVQAQLNQLSLLVTAKKWDKALSLIPTIESNLSKLPPSRLAIYARVNLAESMIKLKNSEKEAIQVSYTSKIIPKIAPKIAPKITPKIANVLAIAIQEARQLQDARAEAYSRNQLGKLYQQNQQWEDAQSLTEQALQIAQTINAGDIIALAATQLGQILKQQGDIPDAIAAYETAYNNLQSLRSDLVAINPDVQFKFQESIEPIYRDLVSLLLTPSPAGIKKGAVSQSNLKKAREVIEALQLAELDNYFRDACLDTEPIVIDEIDNSAAVIYPIILSDRIEVILSVPNQPLTHYTTLLPEDKVKARLRQVYSSMSPGYPNNERLRLSEQIYDWLIRPAEAELANSNIKTLVFVPDGFLRNLPMAALYDGKQYLVENYSIAISPGLQLFPQRLQRVELNVLVAGLTEARQGYSGLPGVAGEVQEITDKVTTDVLLNQEFTRTTFQTAIDSTPFPIVHLATHGQFSSNPKETFLLTWNDRIGIKDFDLLFQKRRLGILEPIELLVMSACQTAAGDNRATLGLAGFALRSGAHSTLGSLWSVSDESTTNLMKEFYQGLIQTKPSMTKAEALQQAQLKLRQDPLYRHPYFWASFVLVGNWL, from the coding sequence ATGCTTCGGCCTAATTCTGGCACACTCTTGTCGTCTCGCCCTCGTGGAAATTACCTAGGATTGAAGCTCCTAACTAAAAAAGACATCGATCTGTGGAGAAATAATCTGGGAAAACAAGTGATATATAGCGCTACGCGCAAGGGCTTTAGGCAAGAGGCAAGAGGCAAAAGTTTACTACAAAAGCTTTTGCTGCTTGTATCAATGTCAAACACCTTAATGCGTAGTGCTATAACACTTATCAATAGTATCAGCAAATCTATGGCAATAATTCACCAAAACAGTCAACAACAGCGACTATTCCTTAAGGGATGGCTAGTGATTCGGTGCCATCTCCCTCTAGCACTTTGGCTACTAATTACAAATCTACCTGCTATTGCCTATCAGTCCAATTCCCCAACCCCCTCACCAGGAGCAGTTGTCGAATACTCCTCCAATCCGTCAGCACTGCTGCAACAGGGAAAACAACACTATCAAGCTGGACAATTCTTTGAAGCTGCTACCCTCTGGCAACAAGCCGCAACAGCTTATGCATCCTCAGGAGCAAGTTTTAACCAAGCCCAAGCCCTTAACTATCTATCTTTAGCTCAGCAAGAATTGGGACAGTGGGAGCAAGCTCAAGTCGCGATCGCGGAAAGTCTAACCATACTGCAAAGTGTTGAGAAACTAGATTCAAAGGGCATCCTACTTCTGGCTCAAGCCTTGAATACCCAAGGAAGCCTGCAATTGGCACTTGGACAAACCAAAACTGCTTTGGAAACCTGGGAGCAAGCTGAAGCTACTTATGCTAGGGCTAAGGATGAAACGGGAAAAGTAATCAGCCAAATCAATCAAGCCCAAGCCTGGCAATTTTTAGGACAGTATCGACGGGCAAGAAATCTCTTAGAGCAACTCGTCGCAGACCTTCAAAATCAACCAGACACGCTACTGAAAGCTGATGGGTTGAGAAGTTTGGGCATTGCACTACAAGTTGCTGGTGATTTACTCCAATCAAAGAAACTATTAGAACAAAGTTGGGAAATTAGCAAGCAATTTAATTCCCCTGGGGATACTAGCCCTACCCTACTTAGCATTGGCAATGTTGCTAGAGACTTACAACGATATGATGTGGCTTGGGCATACTACCAAGAGGCGGCTAAATTAGCACCAGATGACATTACCCAAGTGCAGGCACAACTAAATCAACTCAGTCTTTTAGTTACGGCAAAAAAATGGGATAAGGCACTGTCGTTAATTCCAACTATTGAGTCAAACCTCTCCAAGCTACCTCCTAGTCGATTAGCAATCTATGCTAGGGTGAATCTGGCAGAAAGTATGATTAAGCTAAAGAATAGCGAAAAGGAAGCTATTCAAGTATCATATACGTCTAAAATTATCCCAAAAATTGCCCCAAAAATTGCCCCAAAAATTACCCCAAAAATTGCTAACGTATTGGCAATAGCAATTCAAGAAGCTAGACAACTCCAAGATGCCCGCGCTGAAGCTTATTCTCGGAATCAACTGGGTAAGCTTTACCAACAAAATCAGCAGTGGGAGGATGCTCAAAGCCTGACAGAGCAAGCTCTACAGATAGCTCAAACTATTAATGCAGGAGATATTATTGCTCTTGCGGCAACACAACTGGGGCAGATTCTGAAACAGCAAGGGGATATCCCTGACGCGATCGCAGCTTATGAAACCGCCTATAACAACCTTCAATCCCTACGGAGTGACTTAGTTGCCATTAATCCTGATGTGCAATTTAAATTCCAAGAAAGTATCGAACCGATTTATCGAGATTTAGTCAGCCTGTTATTGACTCCGTCTCCAGCTGGGATCAAGAAAGGGGCGGTTAGCCAGTCTAACCTCAAAAAAGCTCGTGAAGTGATTGAAGCGTTGCAACTGGCAGAGTTAGATAACTATTTTCGAGATGCTTGTTTAGACACTGAGCCAATTGTCATTGATGAAATTGATAATTCGGCTGCTGTAATTTATCCAATTATTTTAAGCGATCGCATAGAAGTCATCCTTTCGGTCCCCAATCAACCTCTCACCCACTACACTACTCTTCTACCAGAGGACAAAGTCAAAGCTAGACTAAGACAAGTTTACTCATCTATGTCTCCTGGTTATCCCAATAATGAGCGGTTGCGACTGTCTGAGCAAATATATGACTGGCTGATCCGACCGGCAGAAGCAGAACTGGCAAACAGTAACATTAAAACCTTGGTATTCGTGCCAGATGGGTTCTTGCGGAATTTGCCCATGGCAGCTCTCTACGATGGTAAACAGTATCTGGTCGAAAACTATAGTATTGCTATCTCTCCTGGGTTACAACTTTTTCCTCAGAGACTTCAGAGAGTTGAACTTAACGTCTTAGTGGCTGGGTTGACCGAAGCTCGCCAAGGCTATAGTGGTTTACCTGGTGTTGCTGGAGAAGTCCAAGAAATTACCGATAAAGTTACTACAGACGTTTTACTCAATCAGGAATTTACCCGTACTACCTTCCAAACCGCAATTGATAGCACCCCCTTTCCAATTGTTCACCTAGCTACTCATGGTCAATTCAGTTCTAACCCAAAGGAAACATTCCTACTCACCTGGAATGACCGAATTGGCATTAAAGATTTCGATTTACTATTCCAAAAAAGACGATTAGGAATTCTCGAACCTATAGAATTACTGGTAATGAGTGCCTGTCAAACTGCCGCAGGGGATAATCGTGCCACCCTAGGATTAGCAGGATTTGCGCTGCGTTCAGGAGCTCACAGCACTTTAGGTAGTCTCTGGTCAGTCAGCGACGAATCAACCACTAACTTAATGAAAGAGTTTTATCAGGGCCTGATTCAGACTAAGCCGTCGATGACTAAGGCTGAAGCGCTGCAACAAGCACAACTGAAATTGCGTCAAGATCCATTATATAGACATCCCTATTTTTGGGCATCCTTTGTATTAGTAGGGAATTGGTTATAG
- a CDS encoding filamentous hemagglutinin N-terminal domain-containing protein, whose amino-acid sequence MLSWYSKLPIVLLASIAWIVDHQAAYSQITPDKTLGAEQSKFTPQEFRDLIEAGAIRGSNLFHSFREFNVNEGQNVYFANPNGIANIITRVTGSNISQIFGTLGREDS is encoded by the coding sequence ATGTTATCTTGGTACTCAAAACTCCCTATTGTTTTATTAGCCAGCATAGCTTGGATAGTTGATCACCAGGCGGCTTATTCCCAGATTACCCCCGATAAAACCTTAGGAGCAGAACAGTCCAAGTTCACTCCCCAAGAATTTCGAGACTTAATTGAAGCTGGTGCCATTCGAGGCAGTAATCTGTTCCATAGTTTCCGGGAATTTAATGTTAATGAGGGACAAAACGTTTATTTTGCTAACCCGAATGGTATTGCTAACATTATTACTCGTGTAACAGGCAGCAATATCTCACAAATATTCGGGACTTTGGGGAGGGAGGATTCCTAA